AAGATCATTGAAGCCTTCACCAGAGTTTTGATGAGCATGAATCAACAGAGAATCGAGTATCCGAAAGAAGCTACTGAAAAGGTGGTGTCGATCAGTGGAGATTCTGATCAAAAACAAAACACTGAAGAAGATAGAAGAGAGCAAAATAACTAGCATCGCGGATAAGGTTATAAGAGCAGAACTTGGCGACAGAAATATAGGGGCATTG
This portion of the Mesotoga infera genome encodes:
- a CDS encoding phosphohydrolase; the protein is KIIEAFTRVLMSMNQQRIEYPKEATEKVVSISGDSDQKQNTEEDRREQNN